The Camelina sativa cultivar DH55 unplaced genomic scaffold, Cs unpScaffold00549, whole genome shotgun sequence genome includes the window aaaaaaaaaaaaaaacagctgataaaataaaatctgaccCGTAATCCTTACGTCGTGGACCGTAAACCTTACGTCGTGGTCGTGGACCGCTCGTCGATGCACGTCGTCTATGATTACTGCATAAATCATGTAACTATCATATGGAGTACATGCACGTAGGTCGGTAGGTAACAGACACTTTATCATTGTTTTACATATATGAAATAATGTCTAAAAGTCTCCCGGAAATAATTaagtactccctccgtttcatattaagtgtcattttagactgtaaattttgtttcaaaataagtgtcattttatatttccaatgtaaatgttttgtaaactttccaattttatccctactaatttaatgtattgaccaatagaaaaaattgtataatatattaataaagggtaagatagaaaatttaatgatttttttaatatgcgtgAAAAATCCTAgaatgacacttaatatgaaacggagggagtaattattatcaataatccaccattaattattattttttatttttagccgtaaaaaaaacaaatcacaatATAAGTAAGCGTTTCAAAGAATATTTAAGTCTCCCAAAAATACTGAAGTTGTTATTATTCTATGAAGAAATGgatctcaaaaaaaaatgtaaatattttagtgcttatcttgaattattccgtaaatatatgtgaattatttgtagttgtacttaGCTAATTTTGAATAACCATGAGCTGGATCATTTCATCATGGTTTGCTGGGGTTTGTCTTCTCactattaatttcttaatttattataatattttctgttGTCCATTTAAATTTCCTCTTATATTACTatcgaaagaaagaaaaaaaaaatacaattgaaATGTTTCTacatagaaaaaatattctttCAGGTATGTTGCACATAATCACCATTAGCTAAATTactattctatattttttttttgggttttaaattgGCAATGCGAGTTTGatgtaattttcctttttgcttggTCTGTCGCAGTCAGCCACTGTTTCGTGTGCTGTGGCAAGCTTGATGCCTGCAATCACATCCGCATTAGCTCTTATTTTCaggtaatgatgatgatggatccGCTTAACttctttttgattaaaattacTATGAGTGCCTATCTAGATTGGGCAATCAAGAGTTACTTAGAAGAAAGTAAAACTTGATGGCTTTTGATAATTAGACTTGTGCCCATCTACATGATTATTATTGGACTAATCATACTTTGTGCGAATAATATAAACTACTTTGTTTGAACATGAGTAGAATGGTTTAATACGTGTAGTAGTGTGCGATTAGTTAACACCACTTACTCTGTTGTAGAAGCAAATCAACCAAAGATTAATAGTGGTTTAAAGGTTTTAGTTAATGATCTGATGTTTATGTGTTTACTGGAAGAGACTATTTGTGTCTATCTTGTTTAGTTTGTAGATTGTATCGCGACTGTTACATATAAGTTTGAATGAAGACTAGATGACATCTGCAGAAGTATTTTAGCCTTGGTGTCTAGATATTCAATCCGTGTTGCAGTTCTTGTAATTAGCTTCAGAAagcaagttttgtttttagagCAGATTCTTTCTTTAGGCTCTTCTTACTGTTGCTTAAGCTCCACATTGGGTATGAAATTACAATATATCGTCTTCTCTTTTAGCAGGGACGCCCTTGATGCGCTCCAGGTAGGCAGATACTCTGCTGCATGCGTATGCTAACGACTCATGTTGATGTGATTGAGAAGCTTCTCAACTACAACAGTACACTCTCCaaacttttattatatgttGTGTTTCCTTCGACTCCGACTCTATTGTCTTCTTCAATTTATTTACTGGTACCCACgtacttttttttcttgcagcTCTGCCAAAAAATCAGACAACAGTTAGAAGAGGATGCAAATCTGCTGGAATAGTTTTCATCTTTAGAGGCTTAAATATATAAGTATGTATGAAAACACTTGGGTGTCTGTGGTGCAGAACCTTTAATTCCATCtaaatcatatatgtatgtCACCACTTACTAGTTTCTCGTGTGTGTGTGATTCAGTATCATATTTTCTGACCTGAAAGAATTGTTCTTTTGAGATGGCAATCTCTAGAACCCTTTGAGAAATTACTTGAAGTCACTGGTTTTCGTAAGTTCATAAaaggtagaaaaaaaaagggttatTGTTGCATACAACACACTCATCTGACTGCTTAGTGTGTTCATGCTTGTGCAAGAATTCTCAAACATTACCCCCACACGGACGATTAGGAAAAAATGTATAACCAAAGAAGAATGACCAACACAATGTAAAGTGTAAACCATGTTTGGCGTATGTAATCGGACCCGTTCTTTAAGATTTGAAGCACCATTTACCTGCGGATATAGAGTTGAGCCATCAGAAAACACAGTTTGATCAACAAGCAAACATGAAAACCAAAGCGGCAGCTCCTCCATCATTTCACAGGCTTCTTAATAATGCTTTCAAGAGGTTTTGTGCGAGGCAGCAGGTTCGGCTTAGGTCGTTCCACGACTTCATCAGACAGGGCAGAGTTGGTTGCACCAATGCTGTTTGATGCCCATCCTCGCGCTAGTTGAATATTGTGATCATAAAGCTCTTAGCCTAGATTCGTCCAAGACAACTTGAGGGAAACAAgaaaaagctctgtttttttttttttgtttcttggattgCGTTTAAATGTGTCTGTAGTAGTTTTGCTAAAGCGATCTGAATCAATGTAATACGGATAATATATTTTCGAAAATTTAGGCAAGTGCAATGATATACCTAGTAGCTAGAGTGGTCTATTATTATTAGACATAAAGATGGTCACATCCAGTTAAGAagagatacatatataattcaGAAGGAAGCTGAGCAAAAGAggcatgaagatgatgacaaagaaggaaaagaggaggaaacaaggAAAAGATGTACATATGAAagccaaccaaccaaccaaacTAATAGTTTAACTAACACTCATCCAGCTCAACGCCATTGCGATACTGACGAACAGCAGGATAATTCTTGAACAACGCCATTGCCTTACCCCAGTTTGAAATTCAAACTCATGGTTCAAAATAACGAGTCTCGCGAAAGCAGGATAATTCTTGGAACGAGCAGGATCCCCCTGCTTGAAGTTTGGGTCTACTTTCTTGAAGTAGGCTTCAGCAGCATCTAAGCCTTTAACCTTGGCAATAATACCAACAAAAAGTTGAAGCTCCTTGGGAGaaaaactcatcttctttctaTCCATCCACTCCAAGATCttaacaaacaaaagcaaaaagaaaaagaaaaaccaaaactttcatTCAATCGTaacaaaaatctcaagaaaaaaaaaaagaaatgaataattCAAATGTTAGATAGATAGATGAGATTGATACAGACCTCGAAGGCATAGTCATGTTTGCCTTCCTTGTCAAGCTGCTCGGCCGTGGTGATGAGATCCGCATGAGTGAATGACACGGCacccttcttctcttcctccctCATTATGAAATCTAAGGTCTCACCCATAAGTGACCGCAGCTTCTCCAAAGTACTATTCTTCTCAGGAGAAAAAGCTCCCTCGATCTGCCGGCGCCGGTTTGCGGGTTTCTTAGCAGAAGTAGCATACGGAAAGGAAGAAGCTGGAGCCATTCTTGCCATTTTCATACCTCTCTCCCAGAGATGAAGAGAACCTCCTCCTGCTGCAATTCGCCATAAGTTCATCATTTtccaaaccctaaattttttgaCACCCCAGTTCTCCgtctaaaaaatattgtagtATGAAAATATCGCAACTCCTTTTTTGGACCCTTCATAAACGACCTGGCCcaatataaaactaaaagaaatatatatcatcCAGTCGCCCTCTATCCTCTGTTAAACCGGGCCCGGGGGTATCATATAGGGGTGTCAAAAATGGataacccgacccgacccgacccatACCCACATGGATTAGAGACTTTTGTGGACAGGTTCAATCCGACCCATTTATTATAATGGGTTGAATTTATATACTCAAACCcaattatataaaacttaatgGCTAAATGGGTTATATGGGTTAtccacataaaaataaaataaataa containing:
- the LOC104773452 gene encoding pentatricopeptide repeat-containing protein At1g02370, mitochondrial-like, with amino-acid sequence MMNLWRIAAGGGSLHLWERGMKMARMAPASSFPYATSAKKPANRRRQIEGAFSPEKNSTLEKLRSLMGETLDFIMREEEKKGAVSFTHADLITTAEQLDKEGKHDYAFEILEWMDRKKMSFSPKELQLFVGIIAKVKGLDAAEAYFKKVDPNFKQGDPARSKNYPAFARLVILNHEFEFQTGVRQWRCSRIILLFVSIAMALSWMSVS